The genomic interval CAGGTCATTCCAGATGTGTTTGTTCACCACCTTATTTGCCTCTATGAAGGTTTATTCTCTGGTGGGCCCACTGCCCAACAGACCTGTAGTATTGCTTAATATGTAAATTATGTAACCTGAAATACTTGTCAGTATTGCTATGACAGTCAATGAAAAGCGACACGATCTAGTTCCATTATCGCCAAtttaaacattcaacattttccTGCACACTTACTACTTAATGTAcgctgccctacaaaggcaaaaggcagtaacttcaattttttcaaaaatgagttttggtcatttttggaacattacaggtgtgctttatcatgtggacagatatcttgagtcaatggtgttgttttctttttgagaaaatagtaggttgtatttgccttaacttccaaaagccctcgagaaacaaagacagagtccagtaacttcactcatcagggtctttgcctttgtacctcaaactgagttaaggtcttctgcctttgttttactgcggatcaaagtgaagttactgtttcactgcagtggagttaaggtgttataggcctttgttttaatatatgtcatcaagcacttctgacacacacagcagatttactaaagtgtagcaaagaaatagtgtaggttgtgttattttaacaatgcaaccaagtgaaatacagtatcaaatggaagttaatgcctTTTGCCTCGGCATGACCCcgttattattgtacaggcaatgcaaaggcagagtaccttaacttccaaataagggtcaaaggtcatgtttgagctaGAGATTTTTTAGgaacattaataacctgattaaaaagacagaattgccacatttccaacaTTCTGCCTGCAAttcaaaaagactttaaagtcattttttctcagttctacactctggtgAGTTAGGGTCTTTCGCCTTTGTAGGGCTTCAATACATTCAGAACTCCGCAGCCCGTCTCCTCACACGCTCCCGcaccagagaccacatcacccccgtccttcatgacctccactggctcccccatccccccccaGCGTATCAACTTCaagctcctcatcatcaccttcaaagcccttcacaacctggctcctcccccccctacctgtctcacctcctcctaccgacacactcccacccgcactcttagggtctgcagatgcaaacctcctgtccaGGTATTTTGTCAAAGTGTCTTTGGGTtcctagaaaagcactataaaaaaacaatatattattattagtatagCATAACCTCACAATTCATAGtttgtattaaatattaaaactgtaCAGAAATAGTAGATACTTATTTTGCTGGAAactatttaaagtattttaaacatgtttttgagttGGTTATAACGTAAACAGTTTCCCAGTCAAGCCACAGCACTCTCCTGTAAACAGAACCTTGACCTCTTGTCACCTGTACAGCAGCCGTCGTCTGTTTCTTCTGAACTTTCATCCACGACGTAAAGTCCGTACAAGCCCTGCATGGCTTCTTTTTCACGCCCCCGGTTTGCTCTTGCTCTTTACCCGAACTTTCCTCAGGTGGTCTCCCGGCCAGGGCAAAGGGGAAACCTTCAAACCCGGGCGGGCTGGAGGCTGAAGATCCTCCCGGCTGTGTGGGCGCAGCCATGTTCCGTATTAACTAATAACTCTGTCTGACCTGCAGTGACGTCAAGCATGTCCCGCCGACTCGACACATTATCgcatcctttatttatttatttatgtatttatttattgtatttcccTCTACCTCGCGAACAGAGTCATGTTTACACTGCACACCTCCCCCGGGTTGACGACAGCGTTAAGTCACACGGGAACATTTCCTTGTTTTCGTCGGACCCTTTCGACGGTACGGAACCATTTCCGGGTTGTGACGTCAGATGAATGTTTATGCAGCGGAGTGCAGCATCTGTCTTGAGTGTAAGTTCCCGTTATTTTACAACAGTTTTTCCAAAGTTGACATCGcctgtattgtattgtatgtgGACACGCATTTAAAGCCGCGCACGTCGCCTCcgctgtttttgtgtgttcgtTGTTTTGACCGGTTTAGTCAGATAGTGTGATACCGGAGCAGGAGGTCTCCGGTTCGGCCCTGTGTtgtgcagagctgcaggttAGTATCGATTGTAGGTCAGAAGAAGCAGACCTCCACCTCTCAGCTCCACCTGCTTTATTATGATGCTCTAATTAAGTCATTTAATTTTGGAGAAATCAATAAGTGTAGGCTACCTCTATGTATTTATCCCTGTGTTGATATCCTGTGTTTatatttcttctgctttttttatgaTAATATTCACACATCTATGAGTCTAAAATAATGTATTCACGTATTATTTTGTTTAGAATAATTGTCAATGTACTCGTTTTTAAACAAGTTGGCATTTTCACACATTAAACATTATTtccattaacaaaaacaaactataagCTGTAAATGATGAtaattagggcccgaccgatatcgatattagggagaAGAAACGTCCGATACCGAtttattggccgatatcttttttttttttttttaagatttatttttgggctttttatgcctttaatggagagataggacagtggacagagtcagaaatcagggagggagagagtggggaattacatgcgggaaggaggccacaggtgggatgtgagcctgggccgcccgcttgagacgacagcctccatacatggggcgcgcgcactaaccactgcgcactaaccactgcgcacTAACCAccccgatatctttcttagatctatcttcgatcttatgttgcgttgatccctcaaattcAGTTATCTTAAcacaactggaaagtaactgcgcatgtacgtgcatcaccgttTGGCACTGAAGAGTGATGATGCTTAATGTGATCAAtatagcgccccctgctggtgaaaaATAACTTCTAGTATAATACAAttatattcaaatgaaatgcattttgaCTGGTTGATAAATCTACAAATATCggtgcatatctgcgataaaatttgccgataccgatagtcacttgatgtgctattatcggctggccggtattatcggtcgggctctaatgctaataataataatgttatatacAGACTAAGTATGGAACAGATGCATTAAGGTCAGGATTAGGGTTTGTAAATGAACAAAGATGAATTAATTTATCCTTGATGAGAATTGGTGCCAGATGCAAATATGAAAAAGTAAtatatctaaaaataaaagagaaggcAAAGGGAAAATAATCACATTGGTGGATAAGAatttctgtcttctttctgcATGATTCCTGCAGACAGTCATCACTTCTATGCTGTCTGTTTCCGAAAAGCATTTCCCCATACAATACAAGTTATCATCCTGTTGTCTGATATTTGATGTTCCGGTCAAAATGTTATCATATTACTGCAGTGCTGTTCTCGTTTAACTCCAAAAATCGAATCAGCTGAATCTGTGTCTGATCTCTGCGCCTCAGCGTCGGCCCTGTCCGTTGGATCTGAGCGTCAGGATCGGGAAGCAAAGTGAGGAGGCAGCTGCTGCCGGTGCAGCGGCACAAAATGTCTGAAAGCCCAGAGAAAGGTGTCTCTCTGTCGGCTCAGGAGCTGAAGGAACAGGGCAACCGCCTCTTCCTGAGCCGCAAGTACCTGGAGGCTGCTGCCTGCTACGGCAGAGCCATAGTAAGCACCCAGTGTGACAGTGGCCTCATTGTAGAATCCATGCAACACCCGACATTGCTCAACTTGTTGACCTTGCACATATCCTCACAGTCCATGCTTTGAttgtctcccctctcctcttgcAGACCCACAGTCCCTCTGTTCCAGCGTACTACACCAACAGAGCTCTGTGCTACGTGAAGCTGCAGCAGTATGACAAAGCTCTGGCAGATTGCCGACACGCCCTGGAGCTGGACAGCCAGTCAGTCAAAGCTCACTTCTTTATGGGCCAGTGCCACCTGGAGATGGAGAACTATGACGAAGCCATCGGTAACCTACAGAGAGGTACGAgagatttttttctcacatgTGGTTGGGTGACATTTAAAGCTTGATGATTCATTCACTCTTATCCTTACAAAACTTTTGGGTCCAGTTTGTAAGATTTAGTGGAATCTGTTGATTGACATGCTGTTAGAAATAGACTCTGAATGCTGAGTCTGTTGGCACATTAGGAAGAGCTCTTTATGTCATAAGCGGGGAATAGCTTGTGGAAGAAAAGAGGgctgaaagtgtttttctttacaagCTTTTAACTTAGCAAAAGAGCAGCGGCTGAACTTTGGCGACGACATTCCCAGCGCTCTGCGGATAGCGAAGAAGAAGCGCTGGAACAACCTGGAGGAGAAAAGGATCAGCCAGGAGAGCGAGCTCCACGCCTACCTCACCAAACTCATCCTAGCTGAGAAAAAGAGGCAGGTCGTACATATCGACGTCAGTGATATTGCTACgggatacttttttttgtcttcttctctgacGTAGAGTCCGTGCTGTATTTGACAGGGAACTGGAGGGCTGCAGACAGAAGCAGGAAGACAAATCAGACGACATCAGAATTCAACACAACGTGAAGGAGATCCACACTAAACATGTAggtgattgatttatttatagatAACGCTGTTTGTAATCTActctttaaagtattttagTTTGGGTacaggagacaaagaaggattgtaaaataaaagcGGATCATTTGTGACCTAagactgtctttttttctcctgcaggacaAGTTTCTTTCAGACATGGAGGAGCTGTTCAGTCAGGTAGACGAGAAGAGGAAGGTCAGTGTTGACTCTTAACTGAAATCTGTATGTATCAATATTTACCTCACattctggaagaaaaaaaaaaagtcgctTTAAGGTGACAAACATAATTGAACTGTTGAagtttgtgaaataaatcccCAAACTTTAGCACTGGGTTGCGTGAGTTCAAAAGTAGAACAGTTTAATATCCAAAAATTAGCTCAGAATTTATCCACTCATAATGTTTAAGATGTTGCACAAGCTGAGATAGATCCAACACAGCTGGGCTCTTCCCTCTTCGCTCGCCGCTACTGCTGAGGGAATCCTGGTTAGTTTATTTTCCTCCACTTAGTAATGTGCTTAAATTCAGCGGGTTGTCTCCTGAAACACTTGAAATCTTACACCTAGCTCCTAGTACCGGTTGTTTGGTGCTACAGCAGCAACCTGCGATTAATTACAACCCTTTAGAAATCTATGATGACTTAGATATGTACTCCCATGCCGAGATACAGATGATCCCAGACCTGCAGGAAGCTGACTTACAACATGACACAGATAGAAACAAGGTGCGTAAAAAGAAACTCTCTCCCTGCCTACGAGTGTGTTTGGCTGGAAGATCTTCCATGCATCATTTCTGCCTGGTAGTCCCCAGCTgacattgggtgagaggcgagggtgcaccctggactggtcgtgGAGTTACCCCTACAGACAATATAGAGCAACCAAGTAATCTATTGAGcctgtctttggactgtgggaacTACCCAGAGGGAACTTGTGCATGCATGAGGAGAACATCCacacaaactccacacagaaaggtcaCGTCCGACTGTGAAGTCTGATTCTTCAGTGTGCTGTAAATCGCCTCATCTGACACCTTCCCCCCGCCGTGGTTTCAGGCATAATAACCACTGCAGAAATAATCCATCTTGTCGTTGATGGTCctgtttgttttagtgtgttATATAGAGGCATCTGTATAAAGATCAGTGAGTTTCATAACCAGGCTAAAAGCTGCTCAGAGGAGTTTTAAGACAGAGCTGAACACACTGCTGGTGCAACGAGTCACAGTTAACTCTTTGTctgaaaaaagattttcaaaagTGAAACGCTCTCCTAATGAAAATCTTTCCCGTGCTGTGTTTGATAGAAGCGCGAGATCCCAGACTACCTGTGTGGAAAGATCAGCTTTGAGTTGATGAGAGAGCCCTGTATCACTCCCAGTGGAATCACCTACGACAGAAAAGACATAGAAGAGCACctacaggtaaaaaaaagtccaccGCAGATGAACATCGAAATGTCTGAGGGCACCTGTGTCTGATTGACTGCTTACCTTAGAGAGAATCTCATGATGCAGTCAGAGTCTGTGCAGCCCTGTGGTGGAATGTGGGTTAAATCTAGATGTCTGCTGTTTTCTTGCAGCGAGTCGGCCATTTTGACCCGGTGACACGCACTCCTCTGACACAAGATCAACTCATCCCAAACCTGGCCATGAAGGAGGTtattgatgcttttattttggagaatGGATGGGTGGAGGACTACTGACCAATGAGACAAAGGGAGGGAAGTGATTTTTCATAGATGGCTCAACCCCAAAAACCTTCTGAAGGTGTCACTTTCTCTCTTATTTGTTTTACAGTCGGGTaacatgtgatgtcatcatAGTGTATCccttccttttatttatttttttcacccaTTTTTAAGCCTCTTCGGCCAAATCCCGACACCCTACACTCACAGGCTCCGAGCCGTGTTGCTGGTAGGTGTGTGAACGCTGTTTTACACCATCATTCATCACCATAATATGTTCTTTGTGTGAGTCCGTATTTCTGTACACTTTCCTGTGGGACTTACCCAAACTTCAAAGTGAAATTGATGACGTGAAGGTTGTGATCAtcaacctccccccccctccaacccAATTGTTaacaaatattcatatttttctataaagtttaaaaagataaaaaatcaatacaaagcCATCTTGGATGTGATTGGAGAATCACGAAGAAGTCAATTTGTAAGTGAAGAACATCCTTTGATCACTTTTGTGgtaatttattttacagttttagagttaaaaaaaaaaaaaaagtctttcagTTTCATATCCTAAAATGATTTACATAAATGTCTTTCTTACTTTCAATAGTTTGCTTCAATATAGAAACACTGTAATGTAAGCCACACcaattcatgtgtttttttttaccttcttgGTCTTTGCTGCGTGTTGTTTCCTGGCATCCTGTGATGTCACGGTAGTGCATCCCATTCAGTTTAATATCACACCATCTCAGCCCtcgaagacacacacacacacacacacactcacgcactgCACACCTGACATCATTAGAGTCCGTCAGGTTTATCAGATGTAAGGTGGCGATAGGGATTGGGAGGGTGTCATGAAGGAGCAGTTGTTCTGTCATTACTTTAAATCTGCAGCACATCAAGTTAAACTGTGCCGTTATGTCCTTTAGAGAAGTTCCCAAGTAATTCTCAGATAAAGAGAGtataatacaatttaaatgacAATGATGTA from Labrus mixtus chromosome 20, fLabMix1.1, whole genome shotgun sequence carries:
- the LOC132953991 gene encoding E3 ubiquitin-protein ligase CHIP-like — its product is MSESPEKGVSLSAQELKEQGNRLFLSRKYLEAAACYGRAITHSPSVPAYYTNRALCYVKLQQYDKALADCRHALELDSQSVKAHFFMGQCHLEMENYDEAIGNLQRAFNLAKEQRLNFGDDIPSALRIAKKKRWNNLEEKRISQESELHAYLTKLILAEKKRELEGCRQKQEDKSDDIRIQHNVKEIHTKHDKFLSDMEELFSQVDEKRKKREIPDYLCGKISFELMREPCITPSGITYDRKDIEEHLQRVGHFDPVTRTPLTQDQLIPNLAMKEVIDAFILENGWVEDY